In Gammaproteobacteria bacterium, the DNA window CCGGCCTGGCACAGCAGACCCATCCTCTCCTCGTAACCGAGGACTGGCTCGCGGAGCGTCTCGACGATCCCGGTCTGCTGCTCCTGAACGTCGAGTACGACGAGTCGACGTTCCTGGAAGGGCACATTCCGGGCGCGCGCTTCCTCCCCTACCAGGAGATCGTGACCCAGGTGGGTGAGCGGCTGGTCGAACTTCCTCCGCTGGAGCAGGTGGTCGAGGTGTTCCGGCAGGCGGGCATCTCCAACGACCTGCACGTCGTCCTCTACGGCACGCCCATCCCGGCCGCGCGCGCCTTCGTCACCCTCGAGCACCTCGGCCATCAGCGGGTCTCCATCCTGGACGGCGGGCTCTTCGCGTGGCGGGAAGCGGGACGGGATGTAGCGACGGGCTCTGTTTCCGGCGGACGAGGCGCCTTCGAGCCACGCGTGCGCGACGATGTGTTCGTGGACGCGGAATGGGTGGACGAACGCCGCGGCCAGACGGGCTACGCCCTTCTCGACGGCCGCCCCGACAACGAGTACACGGGCGCCGACAACGGGCGCGACGGCACCTATCGTCCGGGGCACATCCCCGGTGCCGGGCACGTCTACTGGGAGGAGTTCATGGTCTCGCGCGAGGAACCGCGCTTCGTCTCGCGCGAACAGATGGAGACCCTCTTCCGGCGCGCGGGCATCGACCCGGACGAGACCGTCATCAGCTACTGCTACATCGGGATGCGCGCCAGCGTGAACTACTTCGTCTCGCGCCTGATGGGCCACGAGACCCGCTTCTACGACGGCTCCTGGAACGACTGGAGCCTGCTGGGGCTGCCCGCGGAGACGGGAGCGCAGCGCCCGCCGGGCTGAGGAGGCGGCAGACCCTCCTGGATCATGGCCGCAGCGAAACGCAGGCGAAGGCGCCGCCGGGACGCGAGCACCGAGCCGGGACCCGGGCCGCCGAAGTCGACCGTGAGGCCCGGCTCTCAGGCTCCAGACCTCCGCCGCGTCTTCCTCGTCCCGCTCGTCCTGACGCTCGGCCTCCTTCTCCTCTCGCTTGCGCCGCGGGTCGCCGACAACGCCCGGCTCACCTTCGCGTTCCTGGCGGCGGTGGCCGGGCTGCTGGTCTGGCAGGGGGTGCTGTTCGCGAGGCTGTCGCGCGCCGGCGCGTCCCGCGGCTTCCGGGTCGTCCTGCGCCCGCAGCATTATCTGCAGGCCCTTGTGCAGCTCACCGTGTTCGCGGTCTGGGGCTGGTACTGGCGTCCGGTCTACGACTTCGCCGGGCTCCTGCTGGCGCAACTGATCTTTGCCTACGCGTTCGACATGCTGCTCGCGTGGTCGCGGGGCGAGCGCTACGTGCTCGGCTTCGGGCCCTTCCCCATCATCTTCAGCACCAACCTCTTCCTCTGGTTCACGGACGACTGGTTCTACCTGCAGTTCCTGATGGTGGCGGCGGGCTTCCTGGGGAAGGCGTTCGTGCAGTGGCGGCGCGGGGGCCGGCGCACGCACATCTTCAACCCCTCGGCGTTCTCGCTGGGACTGTTTTCGCTGGTGCTGATCGCGACGGGGACGAGCGATCTGACGTGGGGGCAGGACATCGCCACCACCCTCACCTTTGTCCCCGCCATCTACCTGCTGCTGTTCGGGCTCGGCCTGGTGGTGATGTACTTCTTCCGGGTCACCCTGGTGTCGGGGTTCGCCGCAGCCGCGCTCTTCGGGCTGAGCGCGCTCTACGGGGCGGCGACCGGGGTCCCGTATTTCATCGATTCCGAGATTCCGGCCGCCGTCTTCTTGGGGCTGCACCTGCTGGTCACGGACCCCTCGACCTCACCGCGCACTCGCACCGGCAAGGCCATCTTCGGAGCCCTCTACGGCGCCGGGGTCTTCGGGCTGTTCTGGTTTCTCGAGGCGGTGGGTGCCCCGACCTTCTACGACAAGCTGCTGTGCGTGCCGCTGCTCAACCTGAGCGTGCCGCTGATCGACCGCTTCGTGCGCTCACTCCAGAGCCGTCCGCGCATCCGGCGCCTCACCGAGGTCCGGTGGGCGACAGCCAACCTGGTACACATGGTGGCATGGACGACCTTCTTCGCCGTCATGACCGCGACCGGGCGCACCGATGGCCTCCACCCGGGCGACATGCTGCCGTTCTGGCAGGAGGCGTGTGAGGAGGGCCGGGCAGGCGCCTGTGACCGGTTGGTGCAGATCGAGGCGAGCTACTGCGCCAACAACGCGGGATGGGCGTGCAACGAGTTGGGCGCGCATTACGTGGAGGGCCGGATCGTGGAGCCCGACGCGGAGCTGGCGCTGGGCTTCTTCGCGCGGGCGTGCGAGGCGCAATTCCAGGCCGGCTGCGTGAACCTGCTCGATCCGTCGGTGGTGAGTCGCGCGCCGCCGCGCCCGCTGGATCTCAGGCTGATGCTGCGCCAGGGAGGCCTTAATCTGGTCGATATGCCGGAGCGGGATCTTCTGGAGCGCGCCTGCAGCCATGGTTGGCAGTTTGCGTGTGAGCGGCTGGGGATGGAGGTGCAATGAGCGATGAAGCGGAGGTGCAATGAGATTGGGAATCGAGGCCCGATGAGGCTCCTGGCGGCGTTCGCGGCGGCGGGCCTGATCCTGGTGGGCGTGTGGCTGGACTATCGGAGGCAGATGGAGCGGGGCGAGCCCGGAGCCCGGGAATCCGAAGGGATCGCACCCGCATCCGCGGAGTTCGCGACTCCCTCTTCCGAGCTCACCGGCTACCGCGCCGACCTCGGCCATCTGCCCGACGCACCGCTGCTGGGGTTCGTGGAGATCGCCGAAGGACCCTTCCTCATGGGGAGCGATCCCGGCATCGACACCCTCGCCTACGACGTCGAGCGCTGGAGTGCCGACCGCCCGCAGGGCGTCGTCGATGTGCCGCCCTTCCTCATCGGCCGCAGCGAGGTGACGGTGGCCCAGTTCGCGGCCTTCGTTGAAGCGGCCGGCCATGAGGTCGACCCGCAGGCTCTCGCCGGGTCGCCGCTCCATCCCGTGTCCTTCGTCTCCTGGCCCGACGCCCTGGCGTACTGCCGATGGCTGGAGGAGCTTCTGCGCGAATCCCCGGCAACGCCCCCGGAGCTACGCGCGCTGCTGGCCGAGGGCTGGCGCGTGACCCTGCCGAGCGAGGCGCAGTGGGAGAAGGCGGCCCGTGGCGGCGACGGGCGCATCTTCCCGTGGGGAAACGAGTTGCGGCGGGACAGGGCGAACTTCGCGACAGGCAGGCCGGCGCCCGTGGGAGAAGTGGCCTGCCCGGAGTGCGTCCACGGTCTGAGCGACATGAGCGGCAACGTCTGGGAGTGGACCCGCAGCCCCTGGCAGCCCTACCCCTACGACGAGGCGGACGACCGGGAGGGGCTCGACGCCGACCCCCTCTGGGTGATGCGCGGCGGATCCTTCGCCGATCCCGTGCGCAATGTGCGCGCCGCCATCCGGGGCGCTGCGGGGCCGGACGTGAGGCGCGAGTTCATCGGGTTTCGCGTGGTGATTGCGCCCTAACGTCCAGGTGGCTACGTGCTCACGTCCATATCGGCGACGTGGACGACCCGGTCCCCCAGATAGGGGTGTTTCCGCACCTTGTCGTAGAAGCGCGTGTCAGCGGTGACGACCGGGAAGTCTTCGGCAATCGCCAGCGCGAGGTAGAAGCAGTCGTAGACGGCGTGACCGAGGTCGGCGGCCAGCCGGGCGCTCGAGGCGGCAAGCTGGCGCATTGAGAGCGGCGAGGCGACAGGCGCGGCACGCAACAGGTTCACGGTCTCCGCGAGTTCTTCGCGGTCCATCTCCCCTCGCCGGCACTTGGCGGACAACGCGCTGGCGGCCTCCGCAAACAGCAGATCGGGGGCCAGGAGCGTTACGCCGGGGTCAAGCAGGGTGGCTGCTTCGTCAGACAGGGGCTCGGTCACCAGCCACTTGACCGCCACGCTTGCGTCGACGACGTACCCTCTCACTCAGGCGCGTCCCGGTCCCGGTCAGCGCGGATCGTGTCGGTGCTGTCGATGCAGGAGTGGAGCCGCTGCCGCAAAGACTTGGCGCGCTCGCCGAAGTTCCCTTCGGCCGGGAGGAGCGCTCGGCGCAGAATCTCCCGGTGTTCGGCTTCGGCAGACCGTCCGTTGGCGGCTGCGCGCTGTTTCAGGGCGTCCATGATCTGATGAGGCACCTTGCGAACCGTGAGTTGAGCCATCTTGCGTCATCCGAGTGTGCATGCAATGCCATCACACTCTCGCATCCGCAGGCAATGCTGTCAAGCCCTCACAGGTTCAGCCAGTAGTTCACCTTGACCAGGAAGATGTTGTCCGGGCGGATGCGCACCAGTTCGCGGGCGTCGTAGCGGAAGTCGAAGTCGCCGATGCCGTCGGACGCGAGCGGGTCCCAGGCGTCCCGCAGCGCGCGGTGGTAGCGGCGCTGCTGCCACACCAGGAAGAGCGTCGAGCCGGGGCTCCACTCCCAGCGCAGCACCGCGTTGCCGCGCAGGCTGCGCACGTTGAAGTCCTGGTCGCGGATGGTGATTTCGGGGGCCCCGCCGGCGCCGTCGGGATCGATCAGGAAGCCACCGTTGTCGAGCCGGTACATCGTGCCGGCGTCCTCGCCGTAGCGCAGGAAGTCGAAGGTTCCCGGGGTCCGGAACTCCTTCAGGCCCCCGTAATCTCCGCTGGAGATGAGCGGCTGGGCGTACACCTGCAGCGTCAGTGTGGGCGAGAAGGTGACGTTCAGCCGGGTGTCGAGCGCCAGCGTGGTCTGATCGATGGGCGCGAAGATGTAGCGTCGGCCGAAGGTGGCGGTGGCCAGCGGGTCGGAGCGCGAGGTCACGTACTGGGCCTCGGCGTAGCTGCGGGTGAGCCTGGGACCCAGACGCAGCTCCAGCTTCTCGCCCGACTTGTAGGTGACGTTCAGCGATCCGGTGTGGCTCCAGGATCCGGCTTCGTCGAAGGCCCAGTTGTAGCTGGCCCGTCCGCTCACGGGCTGCCGGGAATCGGAGGAGAGGTTCGCGTTGCCGGCATAGGACTGGGGTTCACGGGCGAGGGGGCCGCCGCGGGTGAGGCGGTCGTTGTCGGTGGGAGCGCGGATGACCCCTCGGACCGAGCCGCCCCAGTAGTTCAGCCACTGCCAGTTCAGGTTGGCGTTGAACTCCGAGTGCAGGCGGTCGCCGGCCGTGTTCCACTTCCCGTCCGGGCCGCCGGACACCGACCAGTTGCGCAGCCAGCTTCCGGGACGCGGCTGGCGCCAGGTGAGGTGGGTGTCGAGCATGATGCGGTCGGCTTCGGTCTGGAAGCCGATGTCGTTGACCTCGTAGCCCGGGCTGATGCTCGCCATGGCGATGCGCGCCGTGAACGATCCCGACTGCTTGTTCACGTCGAACATGGCGTAGTGACCGCCCAGCGAGGTGGCGTCGGGGTCCAGCACGCGGTTGTCGTCGGGGCGCTGGAAGTACCGGGCCGAGGAATGTTGTGTGCGCATAATGGCCGCCTCGCTGCCCGAGACGAGGCTCTGCGAGAGGGCGCCGTTGATGCGCCAGGAGCGGTCCTCCCACTCGTGGATGAAGTCCACCCCGGCGACATACGCCGAAGAGTGCAGGCGGTCGCCCAGGATGCTGCCGGAGAGGTTGCGGTTGACGGCCGTGGCCATGGCGCCCAGCTGGGTGAGGCCGTCCCGGAGGTCGCGGCGCACGCGGCCCGCCAGGTAGTTGGTGGCGGGTTCGAGTTCGGCTTCGCCCCGGATCCCGACGGCGTCGACGTAGGGGGCCATTTCGCGCCCGGTCACAGCCTCCAGCAGCCCGACCGACCAGCCGTCCCCCACCTTCCCGGTGACCTTGGCGGCCCCGAGGATGGTGGTCGAGGTGGGTGCGTCCGAGAAGACCGCGTCCGACGCCATCGGCCCCTGCGGCCGCCGGCCGATGCGGCGCGAGTACATGACCGTCGGGGGACGCCCGGTACTGCCCCCGGGTCCGCCGCGCGCGAACTGGAAGATCTCCCCGCCCTCCACGAAGAAGGGGCGCCGCTCGTCGAAGCGGGTCTCGAAGGCCGTGAGGTTTATGACCGCCGGGTCCACCTCGACCTGGCCGAAGTCGGGATTGACGGTGGCGTCGAGGGTGAGGTTCGAGCCCAGCCGGTACTTGAGGTCGGCGCCCGCCCGCCCGAAGTAGTCGGAGCCCGAGCGGAACGGGTTGTCGAACGCGACGTCGGCCGGCGCCGTTCGGCGAATGTACTCGGCGCTCAGCCCTGCGTAGGGCAGGATCTCGAGCCTGCGTCCGGAAGCGACGCCGGCGATTCCGGAGAGGTGCCCGAATCGGGCCACGCCGCCGGGTTCCAGCTTTGGCGTGAAGGAGAAGACGGCGCGCTCCTGGTTGCGATTGATGGTGCGCTCGATCTGAAGACCCCACAGCTGGTCGTCGGCCGTACTGAAGCGCAGTTGGCTGAAGGGGATGCGCATCTCCACGAACCAGCCCTCGTCCGTGACTGTAGTGGCGACGTCCCAGACCGGGTCCCAGGAGCCGTCTCCGCGGCCGTCCCCTCTGCCTCCCCCGAAGATGCCGGAGCCGCCGCTCAGGACTTCGTCGCGCTTCATCCCCGAGGGGTTGGTGGAGAAGCGATAGGCGGTGCGGTGATCGTGGTAACTGTCGACGGTCAGGGTGAAGAAGTCCGAGTCGGGCACCCCGGCGTCACGGCGGGCGAGCCGGGTGGTGACCGGCGCCGAGTCCAGCAGCCTCGCGCCCACGTAGAGCGCGTCGTCGTCGTACAGGAATCGGACCTCGGTGCGCTCGCTGACCGGGAAGCCCTCGTCAGGGTCCATCTGGGTGAACTCCGTCACCGGAGCCGCGTCGTTCCACGGCGCCTCCTCCAGCCGGCCGTCGATCCGGATGTCGGTGGGCGTTCGGAGGGCGCGCGCCTCCGGGGCTTCCGCGTGGGGCACGACCGCAAGCGCGGGGACGCCGCCGCCGTCGTTCTGCTGCGCGGCCAGAGACCCGGGGATGAGGAGCAACGGGAGGGAGGCGACCAGCAGGAGCGCAGCCATCGACCCGGCCGGACGCACTGCACCCGGCGGGCGCAGACCCGTCCGGCTCGAGCGGTTCACCACCTGTGCGGGCGCCTCGGCCCTGCCCGACGCCGCGGCTTCACCTGACGTCCCGAGGGGGAGGGAGTCTCGATGCCGGCGAGCTCGAGGTCGTCCAGGTAGCGCACCGAGTCGGGGGCGGACACGGACTTGCGCAGCTCGCGGTCGAAGTTGGCCATGGCCCTGGCCGACTCCTCCTCAGGGGTGTCCGCGCTCGAATAGACCACGCGTCCGACCGAACGCTTGTCGAGGCGGAGGGCGGACCGCACCTCTTCTCCTCCAAGGAGGGCCGAGCGAATCGAGGGGAAGCGGTAGATGATCTGGCCGGAGTCGGCGGGCTCCACCTCGGCGTCGAACTCGGCGGCGATGCCCTGGAGCTGTTTGCGCACATCGGCCGCACCGATGTTCGGGTCGACCAGCGCGATGCGCACATCGTCCGTGGCGCGCTCCGCCGAGAGCGCAGCTCCGCCCCCGAGGCTCTGCCGGAAGACCATCCCCAGCAGCACCTTGCGCACGTTGCGCAGGCGTCGGCGGGCGTTCTCGACCCGGTGCCCCACCCATCTGCCGAGCGGCACCGAGAAGAAGAGCGTGCTGAAGACCGCGGGCACCCAGATCAGGCCGATCTCGGCCCCCAGTCCCCCCAGACCCAGCGGGGGAAAGATCAGCACCGGGGCGGAGAGAGCCGCCAGCAGGTTGAACCCGTTCAGAGAACCGATGAGCACGTTGGTTCCGGTCTTGTTCCCGGTGAACTCGGCCGCCTTCTCCAGGCGCTGCCATGCGGGCGCGGGTTCGCGCGCTCTGACCTTGCCGTGGGCGCTCACGAGCAGTTCGCCGAAGCTGTAGACCAGTTCGCCGCCCCGGGAGACGTGCACATCACCCGCGTAAGCTCCCATCAGCCGCCCCATCTCCTCCTCCGCCTCCGGGACCGTCAGCCCGCTGTGGCGTACGAGTTCAGGCACGGTGAGCGTTCCCTTGCGCGCCCGGATGAGGCGGATGACGCTGCGGTCGCGGTCGCGAAGGGTCGCGCGCGGCCGGTCGGGGCCGAAGACGAAGGCGAACACCTTCTTGTAGAAGGGCACCTTCCTGCCGCTGCGGCGCTCGAAGCGGTTGCCGTAATACGGATGGCCGAGGCGCCAGTCCGGGGCCCAGATCCAGAACAGGAAGGGAAAGTTGAAGCCCCCGCCGCGCCGTCCGCCGCCCAGGATGGAGCCGCCGTTGCGGTCGTTCCCCCTGGAGGCGGCGATCAGGGCCGCGATCAGCAGGGTCACGAAGACGACGAAATAGACCACCAGCATGACCACGATCCAGATCTTGAAGGCGGTCTTGAGCACGCGCGCCGCGGCCGTCCGGAAGCGAATCCAGAAGGGCGTGTGGTCGCGTCGCAGCAGGCGGCGCTGGAAGGCGTACACGATATCGCCCTCTTCCCCGACCTCCACGTGTCCCTGGTAGGTTTCCAGCAGCCCCTTGAGGCCGGACTCGGCGTCCGCCTGGGCGAGTCCGGTGGCGGCCATGAGGTCACCGACGGTGGCACGGCCGCCCAGGCCGCGGAGGGCGCGGCGAAGCGGGTCGGCGATCGGGGTGTCGAGACCGGTGGCCGGAATTGCGGTCGCCATCGTGTCGCGTCCGGGGTTTCGGGGGTCGTGGATCGCGGTACCAGCGCGCGCGATTCTTGTCAACGGGGCTACGTACTCTAATCTATTCCGTGTTTCGCCACAGGCGAACGCCGCGCGGCGATGCAGGGTACCCGGCCGGGGCGGTGGGTCGGGCGACAGGCATAACGGGAACGAAACGCAAGGAAGGGTTGGACGGGATGCTCGATAGACTGTGGTGCTTCGGGTCGGCCTGGCGCTCAGGTCGCAGAGGATTCCTGATCTGCGCGGTCACCCTGGGCAGCGGTCTGGTCGCCGGGTGCGGCGACGGGGGGGATGCGGGGGAGGTCCGGCTGCTCCCCGGGAGCGAGGAGATCCTGCACCGCGTCCTCGAGGCCGAGGACTCCCGTTCGCGCGACCCCGCCGCGCACTTCACGTTCCTCGAGGGAATCTCCTGGCCCGACCCGGAGGTGCAGCGGATCGCCGTGCGCGCGCTGGGGCGCCAGGAGAATCCTGCGGTTCTGGTGGACATCGGGTCCATGCTGGAGAGTTCCTACGCCGACATCAGGGTCGAGGCCATCAACGCCAGCGCGCAGGCGGTTGCCGGCAGCGACCCCCGCCGGGCGATGGCGGCGCTGATCAACTACCTGCCCCGCGAGAGGGATCCCGAGGTGCGGGGCGCGGTCCTGGAGGCGATGGGCCGGCTCTCGTACCGGGATGCCGATGAGGTGCGGCAGGCCTACGACCTGCTGCTCGAGAATCTGGTCGCGGGACTCACGGGAGGCGGGGCCGTAACCCTGCGGTCGGTGCCCCACCCCGTAGTTCTAGGCGGGACTCGCGCGCTGGAAAACCTGGTTCGCACGCAGTCGCAGTTCACGCCTCCCCCGTTCGTGTTGGCGGCACTCGCGGAGTTGGCCGGCTACCGCGGGGCGGACGGCGAGGAGGGCGCGCAGGTGCGGCGGCTCGCCCTGGCGGGACTGGTGAGCGCGGGAAGACCCGCCGAAGACGTGATCGCGGCCGCGCTGGCGGACGAGGACGCGCAGGTGCGACGCCTCGCCGTCCTCGCCATCGGGGAAGGCGCGCTCGACGAGGTGCGGGCTCCGCTCGCGCAGGCGCTCGCCGACACGAGTCACTTGGTGCGGGTGGAGGCCGTGCGAGCGCTGAGCGAACGTGTGGACGGCAGCCAGGCGTGCGTGGAGCTGGCGGCGTTGCTCCAGGACCCGAGCGCGCACGTGGCTCTGGAGGCCATCGACCGCCTCGCCGGTTGTCCGCCGGAGACCGCTCTGACGCCTCTCGACGCACTGGCCCAGCGGGCCGATTCCGTGTCGGCCGGCGACTGGCACCGGGCGGCGCGCAGCCTGGTGGCGCTGGCCGCGGTGTCGTCCTTCACGGCCGCCCGCCGGCTGCCCGCATTCTCCGCTCATCCGGTCTGGCAGATGCGCATGTACGCCGCGCGCGCCGCGGCCCGCCTGGAACTCGTGCCCGCGCTCCTGGCGCTGGCCGGTGACGAGCACTGGAACGTGCGTGAGGCGGCCATCGCCGGGCTCGCGCCGCTGGTGGGCAACGACGCCGACTCGGTCTACCTCGACGCCCTGGGCGCGGACGATCCGCAACTGGTGCTGACGGCGGCCCGATCGCTCGCCGGAAGCCCGCATCCGGACGTGCTGCCGGCCGCCTTCGCCGCGCTCGAGCGCATGAGCGCCGATCGCAAGGAGACCCACCGGGACGTGCGCCTGGAACTCCTGCAGAGGATACGCGAACTGGGTTCCCTGGACGACCTCGATCGCGTACAGCCCTACATGGAGGACTACGATCCGGTGGTTGCCCTGGTCGCCGAATACCTCCGCAACGAGTGGACCGGAAGCGACCTTCGCTGGGCTCGTCCCTCGCCGCCGGAGCGGGCGCCGATGCCCACCTTCGAGGAGATGCGCGAGATGGCCGCTTCCCGGGCCGTGATCCGCATCGCCGGGGGCGGCGAGATCGTCCTCGAGCTGCTCCCGTTCGAGTCGCCCGCCAACACGGCGCGCTTCGTCCGCCTCGCGCGCGAAGGATACCTGGACGGTCTCACCTTCCATCGGGTGGTTCCCAACTTCGTCATCCAGGGGGGCAGCCCGGGGGCGAACGAGTACCACGGGGACGGGCCCTATACGCGCGACGAACTGACCATGCGCTCGCACGTGCGCGGCACCGTCGGCATCTCGACCCGGGGGCGCGACACCGGCGACGGCCAGATCTTCGTGAACCTGGTGGACAACCCCCGCCTCGACCACAACTACACCATCATCGCCAGGGTGGTGGAAGGGATGGAGGTGGTCGACGGCGTCCTCGAAGGGGCCGTCATGGAAGAGGTAAGCGTTCTGGAACCGGCGCCCGAGTAGGCTCCCGTCACCCGACCCCATCCCCGCGCACCCGCGAGACCAGCGTCATGTCCCAGCGAAACATCCTCTACCTGTCGCGTGCCCACGTCGAGCAAGCCGGGGTTTCCATGGCGGAGATCATCGACGCGCTCGAGTTCATGTTCCGGGAGAAGGCGGCGGGCCGGGTGGAAATGCCGCCCAAGCCGGGCATCCATCCGCGGCCGGACTCCTTCCTGCACGCGATGCCGGCCTACGTCGAGCGTCAGAATGCCGCAGGGATCAAGTGGATCTCGGCCTATCCCAACAATCCCGCTCACGGACTGCCCTACATCAGCGGGCTGATCACGCTGAACGACCCGCAGACGGGGCTGCCGCTCGCGGTGATGGACGCGACCTGGATCACGGCCATGCGCACGGGGGCCGCGTCGGCGCTGGCGGGCAAATACCTCGCCCGTCCGGATGCGGCGAGCGTCGGCATCGTCGCCTGCGGCGTTCAGGGGCGCAGCAACCTCGAGGCCCTGTGCACCTTGTTCCCTGTGGAGCGGGTGCACGCGTACGACATCGACCAGGCCGTGATGCACGCCTATGCCGAGGAGATGGGCGAGCGCATGGGCGTCGAGGTGCGGCCGGTGGGAACCGTTGCGGAGGCGGTGCGGGGGATGGACATCGTCATCACCAGCGGCCCCATCCTGCTCGATCCCGACCCCGCCATCCCGCCCGGATGGCTTTCGCCCGGCGCCTTCGCCTGCCCGCTGGACTTCGACTCCTACTGGCAGGCGGACGCGTTTCGCGAGGCGGATCTGCTGACCACCGACGACAGCGCGCAGTTTGCCTACTACCAGAGCGGGAGCGGCTACTTCCGCGACACGCCGACGCCCCGCGCCGAGCTGAGCGACGTGATCGCGGGCAAGGTCGGACGGCGGGCGGCGGGCGATCGCATCATCGCCATCCATCTGGGGCTGGCGCTCGAGGACATGGCCACGGCAAGACTCGTCTACGACCGGGCGCGCGCCGCCGGGATCGGCGTCGAGCTGGACATCTAAGTGGCTGAACGGGGCAGGACCGAGATCCGCCGGCGTGACCGGGCCAGGGACGACGCCTGGACCCGCGACTTCATCCGGCAGGCACGCGTCGGGGTCCTCGCCATGACCCGCGGCGAGCAGCCTCTCGTGAACAGCAACCTGTTCGTGTACGATCCCGCCCGGCACGCCGTCTACATCCATACCGCGCGCACGGGGCTGACCCGCGACACCCTGTCCCGTTCCGTGCCGGTGTGTTTTTCGGCCTTCGAGATGGGGCGCCTGCTGCCGGCGGACGAGGCGCTGGAGTTCAGCGTCGAATTCGCCAGCGTCACGGCGTTCGGGAACGGGAGCGTGGTGGAGGATCCCGTGGAGGAGCGCGAGGCGCTGCAGATGCTCCTCGACAAGTACGCGCCCGAGCTGCGGCCCGGCCGCGACTACCGCGCAATCACGGAGGGCGAGTTGAAGCGCACCGCCGTGTACCGCATCGACATCGAGGACTGGACCGGAAAGCTCAAGCTGGTGGAGGACGAGTTTCCCGGCGCCTTCCGCGTGCCTCCGCCGGAGATCTTCCCTCGGGCCCGCTGAGTTGGAGCCTTAAGCGGGACGGCTCAGGGATCGGCGTGGAGAAACGTGCACAGGGCGAAGACCTCGACGCCCATCGCCTCGAGGTGCTTCCGCCCGGGTAGCTCTGGCAGATCCACGACGAAGCCGGCCCCCACGACTTCACCACCCATGCCGCGGATCAACTCGATCGCGGCGGCCGCGCTCCCGCCGGTCGCGACCAGATCGTCGATGAGCAGGACGCGCATTCCCTCGCGGATCGAGCCGGTCTGCATCTCCAGGCGCCCGGTGCCGTACTCGAGCGCGTAGTCGGCGCCCACCACCTCGCCGGGCAGCTTCCCGGCCTTCCGCACCGGCACGAAGCCGACCTCGAGCCGCTGCGCCACCGGGACGCCGAAGATGAAGCCTCGAGCCTCGATGCCGGCCACGGCGTCCGGCGTCTCCGGGGCGAACCGCCGCGCCAGGGCCCTGGTGGCCTGCTCGAAGCCCTCGGGGTTCTCGACTAGTCCCATGATGTCGCGGAAGCGGATACCGGGGGTGGGGAAGTCCGGGACCAGCCGGATGAGGGATTTAATGTGGTGTGTCATGGGTATCCGGGTTTCGAAGACATCCCGCGTCCATACTGGTGACTACTGACGATATAACTGTTGAGAACTGACAATATTATGAGCGGCGAAGCGGGCTGGCAAGGCGACCTGCGAAGCTCAGGCTTCCCATTCCGCAAGCAGAATCGCGTTGGCGAAGGCGTAGGGGCTGCCGTAGCGGCAGCGGACCGCTTCGGATCGGGATACCTGGCGCCAGCGCCGGCGCGGGAACCGCTTGAACCAGGTCGCGCGATCCCACCCCAGCTCGCCGTTGGCGATCATGGCGTCCAGGGCGGGGTTGTAGCCCAGGGGCACGGTGATGGCCAGGAGTCCGCCCGGCGCGAGCAGGCTGCGGCATCGCTTCAGGGCGGCGCTCACCTTGGCGGCGATCGCCTCGGAGGCCGGGGTCGCCCCGGGCTCGTCGAAGGCGATGTGCT includes these proteins:
- a CDS encoding adenine phosphoribosyltransferase, with translation MTHHIKSLIRLVPDFPTPGIRFRDIMGLVENPEGFEQATRALARRFAPETPDAVAGIEARGFIFGVPVAQRLEVGFVPVRKAGKLPGEVVGADYALEYGTGRLEMQTGSIREGMRVLLIDDLVATGGSAAAAIELIRGMGGEVVGAGFVVDLPELPGRKHLEAMGVEVFALCTFLHADP
- a CDS encoding pyridoxamine 5'-phosphate oxidase family protein, producing MAERGRTEIRRRDRARDDAWTRDFIRQARVGVLAMTRGEQPLVNSNLFVYDPARHAVYIHTARTGLTRDTLSRSVPVCFSAFEMGRLLPADEALEFSVEFASVTAFGNGSVVEDPVEEREALQMLLDKYAPELRPGRDYRAITEGELKRTAVYRIDIEDWTGKLKLVEDEFPGAFRVPPPEIFPRAR
- a CDS encoding peptidylprolyl isomerase; translated protein: MLDRLWCFGSAWRSGRRGFLICAVTLGSGLVAGCGDGGDAGEVRLLPGSEEILHRVLEAEDSRSRDPAAHFTFLEGISWPDPEVQRIAVRALGRQENPAVLVDIGSMLESSYADIRVEAINASAQAVAGSDPRRAMAALINYLPRERDPEVRGAVLEAMGRLSYRDADEVRQAYDLLLENLVAGLTGGGAVTLRSVPHPVVLGGTRALENLVRTQSQFTPPPFVLAALAELAGYRGADGEEGAQVRRLALAGLVSAGRPAEDVIAAALADEDAQVRRLAVLAIGEGALDEVRAPLAQALADTSHLVRVEAVRALSERVDGSQACVELAALLQDPSAHVALEAIDRLAGCPPETALTPLDALAQRADSVSAGDWHRAARSLVALAAVSSFTAARRLPAFSAHPVWQMRMYAARAAARLELVPALLALAGDEHWNVREAAIAGLAPLVGNDADSVYLDALGADDPQLVLTAARSLAGSPHPDVLPAAFAALERMSADRKETHRDVRLELLQRIRELGSLDDLDRVQPYMEDYDPVVALVAEYLRNEWTGSDLRWARPSPPERAPMPTFEEMREMAASRAVIRIAGGGEIVLELLPFESPANTARFVRLAREGYLDGLTFHRVVPNFVIQGGSPGANEYHGDGPYTRDELTMRSHVRGTVGISTRGRDTGDGQIFVNLVDNPRLDHNYTIIARVVEGMEVVDGVLEGAVMEEVSVLEPAPE
- a CDS encoding ornithine cyclodeaminase family protein, encoding MSQRNILYLSRAHVEQAGVSMAEIIDALEFMFREKAAGRVEMPPKPGIHPRPDSFLHAMPAYVERQNAAGIKWISAYPNNPAHGLPYISGLITLNDPQTGLPLAVMDATWITAMRTGAASALAGKYLARPDAASVGIVACGVQGRSNLEALCTLFPVERVHAYDIDQAVMHAYAEEMGERMGVEVRPVGTVAEAVRGMDIVITSGPILLDPDPAIPPGWLSPGAFACPLDFDSYWQADAFREADLLTTDDSAQFAYYQSGSGYFRDTPTPRAELSDVIAGKVGRRAAGDRIIAIHLGLALEDMATARLVYDRARAAGIGVELDI